The proteins below come from a single Sorghum bicolor cultivar BTx623 chromosome 4, Sorghum_bicolor_NCBIv3, whole genome shotgun sequence genomic window:
- the LOC8073839 gene encoding uncharacterized protein LOC8073839 has translation MGLSLAQAVTALMGTCARGLSRAARRLHLRPRQGLAASLSSSRAVVPFLGGGGGAIKKARSKSKRRRGEDEDGLSFEAEDGVWRKEIMMGERCQPLDFSGAIYYDAEGRRLEQPPTPRSPLRSPLPASVMLTANAGGH, from the coding sequence ATGGGGCTGAGCCTTGCGCAGGCGGTGACGGCGCTGATGGGCACGTGCGCGCGCGGGCTGTCGCGGGCGGCGAGGCGGCTGCACCTGCGGCCGCGGCAGGGGCTCGCGGCGTCCTTGTCGTCGTCACGCGCCGTCGTGCCgttcctcggcggcggcggcggagccaTCAAGAAGGCCAGGTCGAAGTCGAAGAGGAGGAGAGGGGAAGATGAAGATGGGCTGAGCTTCGAGGCAGAGGACGGGGTGTGGAGGAAGGAGATCATGATGGGGGAGCGCTGCCAGCCGCTGGACTTCTCCGGAGCCATCTACTACGACGCCGAGGGCCGCCGCCTCGAGCAGCCGCCGACCCCGCGCTCGCCGCTTCGCAGCCCGCTGCCGGCGTCCGTCATGCTCACCGCAAACGCCGGAGGGCACTAG
- the LOC8073840 gene encoding 17.8 kDa heat shock protein — MSLALSRMLLDRFFPDAGVGETRPPMDWKETRDAHVFMMDVPGLTKEQVAVELVDGRILRVRGGKHKQDQDDGAGDKGAPAAGHEGKEEGATDDDGGAVRWHCRERAGARAFETQFRVPDDAAADEVRAAFADGVLTVTVPKRKGGGKKRHHGGSKPVCCRFWP; from the coding sequence ATGTCGTTGGCGCTGTCTCGCATGCTGCTCGACAGGTTCTTCCCCGACGCCGGCGTCGGCGAGACGAGGCCACCGATGGACTGGAAGGAGACGCGGGACGCGCACGTGTTCATGATGGACGTCCCGGGCCTGACCAAGGAGCAGGTGGCCGTCGAGCTGGTGGACGGCCGCATCCTCCGCGTCCGCGGCGGCAAGCACAAGCAGGACCAGGACGACGGCGCCGGCGATAAGGGCGCCCCGGCGGCGGGCCACGAGGGAAAGGAGGAGGGGGccaccgacgacgacggcggcgccgtGAGGTGGCATTGCAGGGAGAGAGCCGGCGCGCGCGCGTTCGAGACGCAGTTCCGGGTGCCGGACGACGCGGCCGCGGACGAGGTGCGCGCGGCCTTTGCGGACGGGGTGCTCACGGTGACCGTGCCCAAGCGGAAGGGCGGCGGCAAGAAGCGGCACCACGGCGGCAGCAAGCCCGTGTGCTGCAGGTTCTGGCCGTGA